One genomic window of Polyangium aurulentum includes the following:
- a CDS encoding DUF6544 family protein: protein MAAGKARRVIGLGAAGAALGGALLLGGRRMSADREIARRIRALTPPPSKDRFDPRSVADQPEPVRRYFLHALAEGAPLDAAVRLSMRGQIRLGVEGAWKRMRAEEIVAPPRGFVWRVWAGEGLMRMTGADWLEGGSAGVRFFALGVVPVAHASGFDVDRSAAGRLALESIWAPAALLPERGVRWEVEGPDAIRASLRIAGEPHSFTLGLDDAGRVRSVTGLRWGSLVENEPHAWIPFGADVDDERTFNGVTIPSAVRVAWWHGTARVFEFFRAEVEVLPLG from the coding sequence ATGGCAGCAGGCAAAGCTCGGCGGGTGATTGGCCTCGGGGCCGCGGGGGCGGCGCTCGGCGGGGCGCTCTTGCTCGGCGGTCGACGAATGAGCGCAGACAGGGAGATCGCACGACGTATTCGCGCGCTCACGCCCCCGCCGAGCAAGGATCGGTTCGACCCGCGCTCCGTGGCGGACCAGCCCGAGCCGGTGCGGCGCTATTTCCTGCACGCGCTCGCCGAGGGGGCGCCGCTCGACGCGGCCGTGCGCCTCTCGATGCGCGGTCAGATCCGGCTCGGCGTGGAGGGCGCGTGGAAGCGAATGCGCGCCGAGGAGATCGTGGCGCCGCCGCGCGGGTTCGTCTGGAGGGTATGGGCTGGCGAGGGGCTCATGCGCATGACGGGCGCGGATTGGCTCGAGGGCGGGAGCGCCGGGGTGCGCTTCTTCGCGCTCGGCGTCGTGCCGGTCGCGCACGCGTCGGGCTTCGACGTCGATCGCTCCGCGGCGGGCCGGCTCGCGCTCGAGTCGATATGGGCGCCGGCCGCGCTCCTGCCCGAGCGCGGGGTGCGCTGGGAGGTCGAGGGCCCCGACGCGATCCGGGCGAGCCTGCGCATTGCGGGCGAGCCGCATTCTTTCACGCTCGGCCTCGACGACGCGGGGCGCGTGCGCTCGGTGACGGGCCTGCGCTGGGGCTCGCTCGTCGAGAACGAGCCGCACGCGTGGATCCCCTTCGGCGCCGACGTCGACGACGAGCGCACCTTCAACGGCGTCACGATCCCCTCCGCGGTGCGCGTCGCGTGGTGGCACGGCACTGCGCGCGTCTTCGAGTTCTTCCGGGCCGAGGTCGAGGTCCTCCCGCTCGGCTGA
- a CDS encoding IgGFc-binding protein, with protein MSLKNTALAALAVIVVPGALAGACSATANPTEFTGGEGGSGSGSGAGAGSGQGGGFDFDAGGGTDGGFVGDPTTCEEAALARTYIGCDFWPTVVGNNVWSVFDFAVVVANAGDQPADVKVMRGADTVASATIQPNDLGKLYLPWVPELKGPDTNSCGSATPMTATVRAPGGAYHLVSSRPVTVYQFNALEYAPQGGPPGKNWSACPGASCFPFPLACFSYSNDASLLLPSTAMTGNYRITSYKGWATPAVNMGGYFAITGTQDGTNVQVKVSPTGQILAGGGVPDTGPNGLVSFSLARGEVVEVVMAASADPAGTLVYADKPVQVIAGMPCTQIPHGSNACDHIEESVFPVETLGKHYFVTTPTAPNGGAASHVVRIFGNVDGTTLTYPGAMPAGAPAAINAGQTVDLGLVGVDFEIVGDHEFAVGMFMPGASVLDQAGTGKGDPAQSLSTAVEQYRTKYIFLAPDDYDTSYVDVVQPLGAKLTLDGVELNPVVQPISSGYGAVRLPLGPGKNGAHVLLSTEPVGIQVMGYGSYTSYQYPGGLNLTTIAPPPPPPN; from the coding sequence ATGAGCCTCAAGAACACGGCCCTCGCGGCGCTCGCGGTCATCGTCGTTCCGGGTGCGCTCGCGGGGGCGTGCTCCGCCACGGCCAACCCAACCGAGTTCACCGGCGGCGAGGGCGGCTCGGGCTCGGGCTCGGGTGCGGGCGCGGGCAGCGGCCAGGGTGGGGGCTTCGACTTCGACGCGGGGGGCGGGACCGACGGCGGGTTCGTCGGGGATCCGACCACGTGCGAGGAGGCGGCGCTCGCGCGCACCTACATCGGCTGCGACTTCTGGCCCACGGTCGTCGGCAACAACGTCTGGTCGGTCTTCGACTTCGCGGTCGTCGTCGCCAACGCGGGCGATCAGCCGGCCGACGTGAAGGTCATGCGGGGCGCCGACACGGTCGCGAGCGCGACCATTCAGCCGAACGATCTCGGCAAGCTCTACCTGCCGTGGGTGCCCGAGCTGAAGGGCCCGGACACCAATAGCTGCGGCTCGGCCACGCCCATGACGGCGACCGTGCGCGCGCCGGGCGGCGCATATCACCTCGTCAGCTCGCGTCCGGTCACGGTCTATCAGTTCAACGCCCTCGAGTATGCGCCCCAGGGCGGCCCGCCTGGAAAGAACTGGAGCGCTTGCCCGGGCGCGAGCTGCTTTCCATTCCCGCTCGCGTGCTTCTCGTACTCGAACGACGCCTCGCTGCTCCTGCCGAGCACGGCGATGACGGGCAACTATCGCATCACCAGCTACAAGGGCTGGGCCACGCCCGCCGTCAATATGGGGGGCTACTTCGCGATCACCGGCACCCAGGACGGGACGAACGTGCAGGTGAAGGTCTCGCCCACGGGCCAGATCCTCGCGGGCGGCGGCGTGCCGGATACGGGGCCGAACGGGCTCGTGAGCTTCTCCCTGGCCAGAGGCGAGGTCGTCGAGGTGGTCATGGCCGCCTCGGCCGATCCGGCGGGCACGCTGGTCTATGCCGACAAACCCGTGCAGGTCATCGCGGGCATGCCCTGCACGCAGATACCTCATGGCAGCAACGCCTGCGATCACATCGAGGAGTCGGTCTTTCCCGTGGAGACGCTCGGCAAGCATTACTTCGTCACCACGCCGACGGCGCCCAATGGCGGCGCGGCGAGCCACGTCGTGCGCATCTTCGGCAATGTCGATGGCACCACGCTGACCTATCCGGGGGCCATGCCGGCTGGCGCGCCAGCGGCGATCAACGCCGGACAGACCGTGGATCTCGGGCTCGTCGGCGTCGATTTCGAGATCGTGGGCGATCACGAATTTGCCGTGGGCATGTTCATGCCCGGCGCGAGCGTGCTCGACCAGGCGGGTACGGGCAAGGGGGATCCGGCGCAGAGCCTCTCGACCGCCGTGGAGCAGTACCGGACGAAGTACATCTTCCTCGCGCCCGACGATTACGACACGAGCTATGTCGACGTCGTGCAGCCGCTCGGGGCGAAGCTCACGCTCGACGGCGTCGAGCTGAACCCCGTCGTTCAGCCGATTAGCTCGGGCTACGGCGCCGTGCGGCTGCCGCTCGGTCCTGGAAAGAACGGCGCCCACGTGCTCCTGTCCACCGAGCCGGTGGGCATCCAGGTGATGGGATATGGCTCCTATACGAGCTATCAGTACCCGGGTGGTCTCAACCTGACCACCATCGCTCCGCCCCCGCCGCCTCCCAACTGA
- a CDS encoding pyruvate, water dikinase regulatory protein, with translation MSKFIDVLSDSTGETAEKVVRAALLQFPQAGLQIRLHTRVRTKEAARPVLERAAKEGALLVFTVVSPELREFIHSATAELRIEAIDVIGALIGKLGTFLDREPINLPSAMLPLSDEYFRRIEAVEFAVKSDDGKEPRNFRKADIILVGVSRTSKTPLSTLLAQRGLKVANLPLVLGVPLPPELNDAPSDRIVALTIGLDQLCEIRQARLRQLGMPPETNYAMREHVRQELEFANGIFRAHPEWPIVDVTGRAIEETAVIILESINERTKAH, from the coding sequence ATGTCCAAGTTCATCGACGTGCTCAGCGACTCGACCGGCGAGACCGCGGAGAAGGTCGTCCGCGCCGCCCTTCTCCAGTTCCCGCAGGCGGGCCTACAGATTCGGCTTCACACCCGCGTGCGCACCAAAGAGGCAGCGCGTCCGGTCCTCGAGCGCGCCGCCAAGGAGGGCGCGCTGCTCGTCTTCACGGTCGTGAGCCCCGAGCTGCGCGAGTTCATCCACTCGGCCACGGCCGAGCTGCGCATCGAGGCGATCGACGTCATCGGCGCCCTCATCGGCAAGCTCGGCACCTTCCTCGACCGCGAGCCGATCAACCTGCCGAGCGCGATGCTGCCGCTCAGCGACGAGTACTTCCGTCGCATCGAGGCCGTCGAGTTCGCCGTGAAGAGCGACGACGGCAAGGAGCCGCGCAACTTCAGGAAGGCCGACATCATCCTCGTGGGCGTCTCGCGCACCTCGAAGACGCCGCTGTCGACGCTGCTCGCGCAGCGCGGCTTGAAGGTCGCGAACCTCCCCCTCGTGCTCGGCGTGCCTCTGCCTCCCGAGCTCAACGACGCGCCGAGCGATCGCATCGTCGCGCTCACCATCGGCCTCGATCAGCTCTGCGAGATCCGCCAGGCGCGCCTGCGCCAGCTCGGCATGCCTCCGGAGACGAACTACGCGATGCGCGAGCACGTGCGCCAGGAGCTCGAGTTCGCGAACGGCATCTTCCGCGCGCACCCCGAGTGGCCCATCGTCGACGTGACGGGCCGCGCGATCGAGGAGACCGCGGTCATCATCCTCGAGAGCATCAACGAGCGCACCAAGGCGCACTGA
- the dnaJ gene encoding molecular chaperone DnaJ has protein sequence MRDPYEVLGVDRSATQDEIKSAFRRLAAQHHPDRNPGDDGAHQRFKDLNAAYQVLSDPQKRAAFDRFGPAGVGMGATPGGPGGPFGGMPFVDVSDINIDGIFGDLLGALGIKTGDRGSLQKEIKISFEEAAFGCTKEITYERVEPCLDCGGIGAAKGSATERCTACAGRGRVRLQQGVLPIAIERPCARCRGTGRIVLDPCKTCRGAGLVAKSRTIEVTIPPGIENGASRIVERAGNCTRADRAPGDLELTIRVSPHEVFRRVGDDVVCSMPVSFPVAALGGEIEIPTLDGNGRLRIPAGTQPGAVLRVKGKGIVRRVMGGRGDQLVEIIVEVPTRLSSSQKELITRLAEELGEEVKEPQEATFMDKLKNLFG, from the coding sequence GTGCGCGACCCCTACGAAGTCCTCGGCGTCGACCGTTCGGCCACGCAGGACGAGATCAAGAGCGCCTTCCGCCGGCTCGCTGCCCAGCACCACCCGGATCGCAACCCGGGCGACGATGGGGCGCACCAGCGCTTCAAGGATCTCAACGCGGCCTACCAGGTCCTGAGCGACCCGCAGAAGCGCGCCGCGTTCGACCGCTTCGGGCCCGCGGGCGTGGGCATGGGCGCCACCCCCGGCGGCCCGGGCGGGCCCTTCGGCGGCATGCCCTTCGTCGACGTCAGCGACATCAACATCGACGGCATCTTCGGCGATCTCCTCGGCGCGCTCGGCATCAAGACCGGCGATCGGGGCAGCCTCCAGAAGGAGATCAAGATCAGCTTCGAGGAGGCCGCGTTCGGCTGCACGAAGGAGATCACCTACGAGCGGGTCGAGCCGTGCCTCGACTGCGGCGGCATCGGCGCCGCGAAGGGATCGGCCACCGAGCGGTGCACCGCGTGCGCGGGTCGAGGTCGCGTGCGCTTGCAGCAGGGCGTGCTGCCCATCGCGATCGAGCGTCCCTGCGCGCGCTGCCGCGGCACCGGGCGCATCGTGCTCGACCCCTGCAAGACGTGCCGCGGCGCGGGCCTCGTCGCCAAGTCGCGCACCATCGAGGTCACCATCCCGCCTGGGATCGAGAACGGCGCGAGCCGCATCGTCGAGCGCGCGGGCAACTGCACGCGCGCCGATCGCGCGCCCGGCGATCTCGAGCTCACCATCCGCGTCTCTCCCCACGAGGTCTTCCGCCGCGTCGGCGACGACGTCGTGTGCAGCATGCCCGTCTCGTTCCCCGTCGCCGCGCTCGGCGGCGAGATCGAGATCCCGACCCTCGACGGCAACGGCAGGCTCCGGATTCCGGCGGGGACGCAGCCCGGCGCCGTGCTGCGTGTCAAGGGCAAGGGCATCGTGCGCCGCGTCATGGGCGGGCGTGGTGATCAGCTCGTCGAGATCATCGTGGAGGTGCCCACCAGGCTTTCTTCGTCGCAGAAGGAGCTCATAACGCGCCTCGCCGAAGAGCTCGGCGAGGAGGTGAAAGAGCCTCAGGAGGCGACGTTCATGGACAAGCTCAAGAACCTTTTTGGGTAG
- a CDS encoding purple acid phosphatase family protein — translation MTNHRKTNPGRGSLLLLGSLALLAPACADDPAQNPPPVVGPTVLDKFKPEGCGFEVAPRPEYLDFSKGSTAVSAAPDIRRVRLGLGGNVTVGAEGRADPATSAGFAWQTDLETLVSEVQWGTDPDPAKWPAENRRSGVTWGTPAGFLSPQGDERMHEAYICGLTPATTYYYRVGGGPAGKEVWSEVQSFTTTPKDPGAEVILGVSGDARGQSNDAWRLIQRRMMKAGATAQLFSGDMIDLAPDQLEWNKWLDLAAKDTDGTPLTLGQLLTLSTHGNHENHTTYFYTSVVLPQDIATFPDYGELFFSVDIGPVHVVVVDDYGITLPQVDTVYQAALGAWLEKDLAAANANRANVPWIVAMHHHAEFSSSSHGDDGEVLRGREFFVPIWDKHHVDLIVAGHDHNYERSKPLSGPLSGATKDPVVHDTPAEGTLYMVCAGAGADPYGNGTSAFTQTSRTYDGVSSYGFYSFLKINKTSLTLESHELRADESDPVIDTITINK, via the coding sequence ATGACGAATCACAGAAAGACAAACCCCGGTCGCGGCTCGTTGCTCCTTCTCGGTAGCCTCGCGCTCCTCGCGCCCGCCTGCGCGGACGACCCTGCGCAGAACCCGCCGCCCGTGGTCGGCCCGACCGTGCTCGACAAGTTCAAGCCCGAGGGCTGCGGCTTCGAGGTCGCGCCTCGCCCCGAGTACCTCGACTTCTCCAAGGGCAGCACCGCCGTGAGCGCCGCGCCCGACATCCGCCGCGTGCGCCTCGGCCTCGGCGGCAACGTCACCGTCGGCGCCGAGGGGCGCGCCGATCCAGCCACCTCCGCGGGTTTCGCCTGGCAAACCGACCTGGAGACGCTCGTGTCCGAGGTCCAGTGGGGCACCGATCCCGACCCGGCCAAGTGGCCCGCCGAGAACCGGCGCAGCGGCGTGACGTGGGGGACCCCGGCCGGCTTCCTCAGCCCGCAGGGCGACGAGCGCATGCACGAGGCGTACATCTGCGGCCTCACGCCCGCGACGACCTACTACTACCGCGTCGGCGGCGGCCCCGCGGGCAAGGAGGTCTGGAGCGAGGTCCAGAGCTTCACGACCACGCCGAAAGATCCCGGCGCCGAGGTCATCCTCGGCGTCAGCGGCGACGCGCGCGGCCAGTCGAACGACGCCTGGCGCCTCATCCAGCGCCGCATGATGAAGGCCGGCGCGACGGCGCAGCTCTTCTCGGGCGACATGATCGACCTCGCGCCCGATCAGCTCGAGTGGAACAAGTGGCTCGATCTCGCGGCCAAGGACACCGACGGCACGCCCCTCACCCTCGGCCAGCTCCTCACGCTGTCCACGCACGGCAACCACGAGAACCACACGACCTACTTCTACACGAGCGTCGTGTTGCCCCAGGACATCGCCACGTTCCCCGACTACGGCGAGCTGTTCTTCTCGGTCGACATCGGGCCGGTGCACGTGGTCGTCGTCGACGACTACGGCATCACCTTGCCGCAGGTCGACACCGTCTACCAGGCCGCGCTCGGCGCGTGGCTCGAGAAGGATCTCGCGGCGGCGAACGCGAACCGCGCGAACGTGCCGTGGATCGTCGCCATGCACCACCACGCCGAGTTCTCGTCGTCGAGCCACGGCGACGACGGCGAGGTCTTGCGCGGGCGCGAGTTCTTCGTGCCCATCTGGGACAAGCATCACGTCGACCTGATCGTCGCTGGCCACGACCACAACTACGAGCGCTCCAAGCCCCTCTCCGGGCCGCTCTCCGGCGCCACGAAGGACCCCGTCGTCCACGACACGCCGGCCGAAGGCACGCTCTACATGGTCTGCGCGGGCGCGGGCGCCGACCCCTACGGCAACGGCACGAGCGCCTTCACCCAGACGAGCCGCACCTACGACGGCGTCAGCTCGTACGGCTTCTACTCGTTCCTCAAGATCAACAAGACCTCGCTCACCCTCGAGTCGCACGAGCTGCGCGCCGACGAGAGCGATCCGGTCATCGACACCATCACCATCAACAAGTGA
- a CDS encoding MBL fold metallo-hydrolase: MSRPRQVARGVELFPARTPTLPPATHTNSYAVGEREVLLVEPATPHEDEQREWLAWARGFVGQGRRAAAIVLTHHHSDHVSGAALFARELGLPIWAHRETAALLPDIAIARHLEDGETIALDGVAPMHLRVLHTPGHAPGHVCLFDEDAGTAIVGDMVASVGTILIAPDEGDMAAYLGQLDRLARLDALVALPAHGEPIDAPSALFRHYIAHREKREAKVLASLARATNEGSSLDALVPVVYDDTPPLLWPLGRMSLEAHLIKLVREGRAERTASGNYRIAVG; the protein is encoded by the coding sequence GTGTCGAGGCCGCGGCAGGTCGCGCGCGGGGTGGAGCTCTTCCCCGCGCGCACCCCCACCTTGCCTCCCGCCACCCACACCAACAGCTACGCGGTGGGCGAGCGCGAGGTCTTGCTCGTCGAGCCCGCGACGCCCCACGAGGACGAGCAGCGCGAGTGGCTCGCCTGGGCGCGCGGCTTCGTGGGGCAGGGGAGGCGCGCCGCGGCGATTGTCTTGACGCACCATCACTCCGATCACGTGAGCGGCGCGGCTCTCTTCGCGCGCGAGCTCGGGCTGCCCATCTGGGCGCACCGCGAGACGGCCGCGCTTCTTCCGGACATCGCGATCGCGCGGCACCTCGAGGACGGCGAGACGATCGCGCTCGATGGCGTCGCGCCCATGCATCTGCGCGTTCTGCACACGCCGGGACATGCGCCCGGGCATGTGTGTCTCTTCGACGAAGATGCGGGCACGGCGATCGTCGGTGACATGGTCGCGAGCGTGGGAACCATCCTCATCGCGCCCGACGAGGGGGACATGGCGGCTTATCTCGGGCAGCTCGACCGCCTCGCGCGCCTCGACGCGCTGGTCGCGCTGCCTGCGCACGGCGAGCCGATCGACGCGCCCTCCGCGCTCTTCCGTCACTACATCGCGCACCGCGAGAAGCGCGAGGCCAAGGTGCTCGCGTCCCTCGCGCGGGCGACGAACGAAGGCAGCTCGCTCGATGCGCTCGTGCCGGTCGTCTACGACGACACGCCGCCTCTCCTCTGGCCGCTCGGCCGGATGAGCCTCGAGGCGCATCTCATCAAGCTCGTTCGTGAAGGGCGCGCAGAGCGCACGGCTTCCGGCAATTACCGGATCGCGGTCGGCTGA
- a CDS encoding thiolase family protein: protein MTLPVPVYIVGAARTPIGAFLGALSTLPAPRLGAAAIEAALTRSKVPVDAVGEVFMGNVLSAAVGQAPARQAAIYAGIPKSVPATTVSKVCGSGMQAVILGAKTIALGDADVVVTGGMESMSNVPYYLTQARNGYRMGDGKVVDGMIYDGLWDPYGNFHMGNAGESCAKKYEFSREAQDEYAKESFRRALAAQKEGMFDAEIVPVSVPQKKGDAVLVKQDEGPPAGKPEKFASLKPAFLKDGTITAANASSINDGASALILASEKAVKTHGLEPLGRIVGYGGAAQEPEWFTTAPASAIENTTKKLGIRKDEIGLYEINEAFSVVALAVNQICGLDAQRVNVRGGAVALGHPIGASGARILTTLLYAMKDRGEKRGLATLCIGGGEALAVVVER, encoded by the coding sequence ATGACCCTGCCCGTACCCGTCTACATCGTCGGCGCCGCTCGCACGCCCATTGGCGCCTTCCTCGGCGCGCTCTCCACGCTCCCTGCTCCTCGCCTCGGCGCTGCGGCCATCGAGGCGGCGCTCACGCGTTCGAAGGTCCCTGTCGACGCGGTGGGCGAGGTCTTCATGGGCAACGTCCTGTCGGCGGCCGTGGGCCAGGCGCCTGCGCGCCAGGCCGCGATCTACGCCGGCATCCCGAAGAGCGTCCCCGCCACGACGGTCAGCAAGGTCTGCGGCTCGGGCATGCAGGCCGTGATCCTCGGCGCGAAGACCATCGCGCTCGGTGACGCGGATGTCGTCGTCACGGGCGGCATGGAGTCGATGTCGAACGTCCCCTACTACCTCACCCAGGCGCGTAACGGCTACCGCATGGGCGACGGCAAGGTGGTCGACGGGATGATCTACGACGGCCTGTGGGATCCCTACGGCAACTTCCACATGGGCAACGCGGGCGAGTCGTGCGCGAAGAAGTACGAGTTCTCGCGCGAGGCGCAGGACGAGTACGCGAAGGAGAGCTTCCGCCGCGCCCTCGCCGCCCAGAAAGAGGGCATGTTCGACGCGGAGATCGTCCCCGTCAGCGTGCCGCAGAAGAAGGGCGACGCCGTGCTCGTCAAGCAGGACGAGGGTCCGCCCGCTGGCAAGCCCGAGAAGTTCGCCTCGCTCAAGCCCGCCTTCTTGAAGGACGGCACGATCACCGCGGCGAACGCCTCGTCGATCAACGACGGCGCGAGCGCGCTCATCCTCGCGAGCGAGAAGGCGGTCAAGACGCACGGCCTCGAGCCGCTCGGCCGTATCGTCGGCTACGGCGGCGCTGCGCAGGAGCCCGAGTGGTTCACCACGGCGCCCGCGTCGGCCATCGAGAACACCACGAAGAAGCTCGGGATCCGCAAGGACGAGATCGGCCTGTACGAGATCAATGAGGCGTTCTCGGTCGTCGCTCTGGCGGTGAACCAGATCTGCGGCCTCGATGCGCAGCGGGTCAACGTGCGCGGCGGCGCGGTGGCGCTCGGGCATCCGATCGGCGCGAGCGGCGCGCGCATCCTGACCACGCTGCTTTACGCGATGAAGGATCGCGGCGAGAAGCGGGGCCTGGCGACGCTGTGCATCGGCGGCGGCGAAGCGCTGGCCGTCGTCGTCGAGCGGTAG
- a CDS encoding sigma-70 family RNA polymerase sigma factor has product MLAQALVTNAFPKPPHPTSIEELRRGVAAMAPELFGRALRMARSPAIAEDLVQDTVERALRFEAQYRPGTNLKAWVHQILFSVFITRCRRGRRERKALDCLHADPNAWTAAPPVAETSALSPSTRRALDSLPRVFRDAVVLVDLEELSYKDAAVRLDVPVGTVMSRLHRGRRMLAKALGGEEAGALVQCNIME; this is encoded by the coding sequence ATGCTCGCTCAGGCTCTCGTCACGAACGCTTTCCCCAAGCCCCCCCATCCCACGTCGATCGAGGAGCTGCGCCGGGGTGTCGCCGCGATGGCGCCGGAGCTGTTCGGGCGCGCGCTGCGCATGGCGCGTTCGCCTGCGATTGCCGAGGATCTCGTGCAGGACACCGTCGAGCGCGCGCTCCGGTTCGAGGCCCAGTACAGGCCTGGCACGAACCTCAAGGCGTGGGTTCATCAGATCCTCTTCAGCGTCTTCATCACGCGCTGTCGCCGCGGTCGTCGCGAGCGCAAGGCGCTCGACTGCCTCCACGCCGATCCGAACGCGTGGACCGCGGCGCCGCCCGTCGCGGAGACGAGCGCGCTCTCGCCCTCGACCCGCCGCGCGCTCGATTCGCTGCCGCGCGTCTTCCGTGACGCGGTCGTGCTCGTCGACCTCGAGGAGCTCTCTTACAAGGACGCGGCTGTCCGTCTGGATGTGCCGGTCGGCACCGTGATGAGCCGCCTCCACCGCGGCCGCCGTATGCTGGCCAAGGCTCTCGGCGGGGAGGAGGCCGGGGCTCTTGTGCAGTGCAACATAATGGAGTAG
- a CDS encoding NAD(P)H-hydrate dehydratase, giving the protein MIPVLTRAQMREFDRYAIESCHVPGVVLMENAGRGAADVLSAMIEARRRASPAATPGSLDRPASRRAEPVALSARVRSFPVRHVASPGQPANYPLEARVVVVCGTGNNGGDGFVVARHLLARGAEVEVYLAGRSEKVTGDARINHDAYIDLGGLFFEMPEGESLAPLQIALSRADFVIDALFGTGLDRPITGHLADVIAVINEASCRCVALDIPSGLDADSGAPFGVAIEADDTVTFGHLKIGMLTPEGARLSGNVHVVDLGVPDPPILAHVGHVAEVMRRQTIGSYFAAREASVHKHKAGDVLVVAGSPGKLGASLLTARAAMRSGAGLVTICTWPDAATSLESRVVEVMTARIDPANLTGSLDAALAGRRTVAIGPGFGLGPEARAAVDHVVLGWDGLKVVDADAITHFVGRPEALAQARGQLILTPHPGELGRLLGRSAAAIEQDRFGAVREAVELTRATVILKGARTIVATPDGRLFICMAGNPALATAGSGDVLTGTIAAFACSMPADEAACAGVFTHALAADLWRNRTGCDRGLFAGEIAEIYPEIIAALASGNDPLAAPR; this is encoded by the coding sequence ATGATTCCGGTGCTGACGCGAGCCCAGATGCGGGAGTTCGATCGCTACGCGATCGAGTCCTGTCACGTGCCCGGCGTGGTGCTCATGGAGAACGCGGGTCGAGGGGCCGCGGACGTGCTCTCGGCGATGATCGAGGCGCGCAGGCGGGCATCCCCTGCGGCCACCCCGGGCTCGCTCGATCGTCCTGCTTCGCGCCGTGCAGAGCCCGTGGCCCTGTCGGCGCGGGTCCGCTCCTTCCCGGTCCGCCACGTCGCGAGCCCCGGCCAGCCTGCCAACTACCCGCTCGAGGCGCGTGTCGTCGTCGTGTGCGGCACGGGCAACAACGGCGGTGATGGGTTCGTCGTGGCGCGACACCTGCTCGCGCGCGGCGCCGAGGTCGAGGTCTACCTCGCGGGCCGGAGCGAGAAGGTCACGGGCGACGCGCGCATCAACCACGACGCGTACATCGATCTCGGCGGCCTGTTCTTCGAGATGCCCGAGGGCGAGAGCCTGGCGCCGCTGCAGATCGCGCTGAGCCGCGCCGACTTCGTGATCGACGCCCTCTTCGGCACCGGCCTCGATCGTCCGATCACGGGCCACCTCGCGGACGTCATCGCGGTCATCAACGAAGCGTCTTGCCGCTGCGTCGCGCTCGACATCCCCTCCGGCCTCGACGCCGACAGCGGCGCTCCGTTCGGCGTGGCGATCGAGGCGGACGACACGGTCACCTTCGGCCACCTCAAGATCGGCATGCTCACGCCCGAGGGCGCGCGGCTGTCTGGAAACGTGCACGTGGTCGACCTCGGCGTGCCCGACCCGCCGATCCTCGCGCACGTCGGCCACGTCGCCGAGGTCATGCGCCGCCAGACCATCGGCTCGTACTTCGCCGCGCGCGAGGCGAGCGTCCACAAGCACAAGGCAGGCGACGTGCTCGTGGTGGCAGGCTCGCCGGGCAAGCTCGGCGCCTCGCTGCTCACGGCGCGCGCGGCCATGCGCTCCGGGGCCGGTCTCGTCACCATCTGCACCTGGCCCGACGCGGCGACGTCGCTCGAGTCGCGCGTCGTCGAGGTGATGACCGCGCGCATCGATCCGGCGAACCTCACGGGCTCGCTCGACGCCGCGCTCGCTGGCCGCCGCACGGTGGCGATCGGACCAGGCTTCGGCCTCGGCCCCGAGGCGCGCGCAGCGGTCGATCACGTCGTGCTCGGCTGGGACGGGCTCAAGGTCGTCGACGCGGATGCGATCACGCACTTCGTCGGCCGCCCCGAGGCGCTCGCGCAGGCGCGCGGCCAGCTCATCCTGACGCCCCACCCCGGCGAGCTCGGCCGGCTCCTCGGGCGCAGCGCGGCGGCGATCGAGCAGGACCGCTTCGGCGCCGTGCGCGAGGCCGTCGAGCTCACCCGCGCCACCGTGATCCTCAAGGGCGCGCGCACGATCGTCGCGACGCCCGACGGCCGCCTCTTCATCTGCATGGCGGGCAATCCCGCGCTCGCCACGGCCGGCTCCGGCGACGTCCTCACGGGCACCATCGCCGCCTTCGCCTGCAGCATGCCCGCCGACGAGGCCGCGTGCGCGGGCGTCTTCACCCACGCGCTCGCCGCCGACCTCTGGCGCAACCGCACCGGCTGTGACCGTGGGCTGTTCGCGGGCGAGATCGCCGAGATCTACCCCGAGATCATCGCCGCGCTCGCCAGCGGCAACGACCCGCTCGCCGCGCCGCGTTGA